The following proteins come from a genomic window of Synechococcus sp. BIOS-E4-1:
- a CDS encoding quinone-dependent dihydroorotate dehydrogenase, translating into MTQPSSSGVMSTAGFYRRWLGPVLAKDEGVDAEQLSRAALQALGQLSLRRQWPGLSGVLDGVASELTRRDLRLEQVLFGCRFSNPLGLAAGFDKNGVAAGVWDRFGFGFAEVGTVTWHGQPGNPRPRLFRLAQERAALNRMGFNNKGAEELRRTLQRQALPPRGQRPAVLGINLGKSKVTPLELAADDYASSLEMLAPLADYAVINVSSPNTPGLRDLQDATQLRRLVERLRRLPGCPPLLVKIAPDLEDDAIDGIARLAYEEGLAGVIAVNTSLDRLGLGQRLLSQTGRSLDQEAGGLSGDPLRQRALEVLRRLRATAGPALPLVGVGGISTPEAAWERIVAGASLVQLYTGWIFEGPDLVPRVLEGLIEQLDRHGIRHISEAVGSGAPWQ; encoded by the coding sequence ATGACCCAGCCGTCATCGTCCGGGGTGATGTCCACCGCAGGTTTCTATCGGCGCTGGCTGGGACCTGTGCTGGCCAAAGATGAAGGTGTGGATGCTGAACAGCTCAGCCGTGCAGCTCTTCAGGCCCTTGGTCAGCTCAGTCTTCGCCGTCAGTGGCCGGGCCTCTCGGGTGTGCTTGATGGTGTGGCGTCTGAGCTGACACGCCGGGACCTGCGCTTGGAGCAGGTGTTGTTTGGATGCCGTTTCAGTAATCCCCTGGGGCTGGCGGCTGGTTTCGACAAAAACGGAGTCGCCGCAGGGGTCTGGGATCGTTTTGGTTTCGGGTTTGCCGAAGTCGGCACCGTCACCTGGCATGGCCAGCCCGGCAATCCGCGGCCGCGCCTGTTTCGCCTGGCCCAGGAGCGAGCAGCACTGAACCGCATGGGTTTCAACAACAAAGGGGCGGAGGAGCTGCGTCGCACTCTTCAGCGGCAGGCCCTTCCGCCTCGCGGACAGCGGCCTGCCGTGCTGGGTATCAATCTGGGTAAATCGAAGGTGACGCCATTGGAGCTGGCGGCCGATGACTACGCCTCTTCGCTGGAAATGCTGGCGCCACTGGCCGACTATGCGGTGATCAATGTCAGTTCGCCGAACACGCCTGGTCTTCGCGATCTGCAGGACGCCACTCAGCTGCGCCGACTGGTGGAACGCTTGCGCAGGTTGCCTGGCTGTCCGCCACTGCTGGTGAAGATCGCACCGGATCTCGAAGATGATGCCATCGACGGAATCGCCCGTCTGGCCTATGAGGAGGGGCTAGCCGGTGTGATCGCGGTCAACACCAGTCTCGATCGTCTCGGGCTGGGTCAGCGGCTGCTCAGCCAGACCGGCCGCAGCCTTGACCAGGAAGCCGGGGGCCTCAGCGGGGATCCTTTGCGTCAACGGGCTTTGGAGGTGCTGCGTCGGTTGCGAGCCACGGCCGGTCCTGCCCTGCCGCTGGTGGGGGTCGGCGGCATCAGTACGCCCGAGGCCGCCTGGGAGCGGATCGTCGCAGGCGCATCTCTGGTTCAGCTCTACACCGGTTGGATCTTTGAAGGTCCGGATCTGGTTCCCCGGGTGCTTGAAGGGCTGATCGAGCAGCTAGACCGACATGGCATCCGTCATATCAGTGAAGCGGTGGGCAGCGGCGCTCCCTGGCAGTAG
- a CDS encoding DUF3747 domain-containing protein, which translates to MNTQEDWAMGRTYFRRAALSAGAVGLAAIAGSLPGLARALFDSSPLQEERFAILAQAVGPDRWKLLVLEQIKARPLCWEERQDGLMNPSLNNFDFTGICSRYLDSNGYSLRTSGRDVDKRYRLRLNQSKSGLALQAMDSVHGGGITLARASKVRRDKNAFVKLTLEPGWSLERRNYKGRRLSHVYFAHSKSMNTLMAANKAKPVDRSLTFTASLPKPPSQPAGQRLNQQRGPIRLKVIPFRP; encoded by the coding sequence TTGAACACCCAGGAGGACTGGGCCATGGGCCGAACCTACTTCCGCAGAGCTGCGCTGAGTGCCGGCGCGGTGGGACTAGCGGCCATCGCTGGAAGCCTGCCGGGATTGGCCCGGGCCCTGTTCGACAGCAGTCCGCTGCAAGAAGAACGTTTCGCGATCCTGGCTCAGGCGGTGGGACCAGATCGCTGGAAGCTGCTGGTGCTGGAACAGATCAAAGCCAGACCGCTCTGCTGGGAGGAGCGGCAGGACGGGCTGATGAACCCCTCTCTGAACAACTTCGATTTCACAGGAATCTGCAGCCGCTATCTCGACAGCAACGGCTACTCATTGCGCACGTCCGGCAGAGATGTGGACAAGCGCTATCGCCTGCGACTGAACCAGAGCAAAAGTGGGCTGGCGTTACAGGCAATGGACTCCGTTCACGGTGGCGGCATCACATTGGCGAGAGCCAGCAAAGTGCGCAGGGACAAAAATGCCTTTGTGAAACTGACGCTGGAGCCGGGCTGGTCGCTCGAACGCCGCAATTACAAGGGGCGCAGGCTGAGCCACGTCTATTTCGCCCATTCGAAGTCGATGAACACGCTGATGGCAGCGAACAAGGCGAAACCCGTGGATCGAAGTCTGACCTTCACCGCCAGCCTGCCCAAACCCCCTTCACAGCCAGCCGGACAACGACTGAATCAGCAAAGGGGTCCGATCCGTCTGAAAGTGATTCCCTTCCGACCCTGA
- a CDS encoding ribonuclease H, translated as MAEADQRGRVVAAATDGACSGNPGPGGWGALIRFEDGSVEEFGGADPATTNNRMELQAALAMLERLAELPLHPDLTLRTDSKYLIDGLGSWMAGWKRKGWKTAAGKPVLNQDLWQALDAARLSDVPLRYVKGHSGDPDNDRVDQIAVAFSKGTPPRLDRASQSAPSRAGTTANGIQEQADDAAPQSLQKLLTRLELADRLAAGGYALSLVELAQLVEQPLTRLAERQQAWSWRNWLVEPVEGDCWRLRRAEAGSR; from the coding sequence ATGGCAGAGGCTGATCAGAGAGGCCGAGTTGTGGCCGCTGCCACCGACGGAGCCTGCAGCGGGAATCCCGGGCCAGGCGGCTGGGGGGCTTTGATTCGTTTTGAGGATGGCAGTGTGGAGGAGTTCGGCGGTGCCGACCCTGCCACCACCAACAACCGCATGGAGCTGCAGGCAGCGCTGGCGATGCTTGAAAGGCTGGCGGAGTTGCCACTTCATCCTGATCTCACCCTGCGGACCGACAGCAAATATCTGATCGATGGCCTGGGCTCCTGGATGGCTGGCTGGAAACGCAAGGGCTGGAAAACCGCAGCGGGCAAACCTGTGCTCAATCAGGATCTCTGGCAGGCCCTCGACGCTGCACGGCTGTCGGATGTGCCGCTGCGCTACGTGAAAGGACACAGCGGTGACCCTGATAACGACCGGGTCGATCAGATCGCTGTGGCTTTCTCCAAGGGGACGCCGCCACGGCTGGATCGAGCCTCCCAATCAGCCCCCTCCAGGGCCGGGACAACAGCCAACGGGATCCAAGAACAGGCCGATGATGCAGCACCGCAATCCCTGCAAAAGCTGCTCACCAGGCTTGAACTGGCTGACCGTCTCGCTGCTGGTGGATATGCCCTGTCGTTGGTGGAGCTGGCTCAGTTGGTGGAGCAACCGCTGACGCGTCTGGCTGAACGCCAACAGGCATGGAGCTGGCGCAATTGGCTGGTGGAACCGGTGGAGGGTGACTGCTGGCGGCTGCGCCGCGCCGAGGCAGGATCGAGATAG